TGTCACGATAATAAAGATGTTCGGCCGGATCATAGAGAAAGTCGGTGGTGGCCCAGAATTCCTTCATCGCGAAGGTCAGGTAGCGATTGTCCCCCGTCTGCCGCGACAGTTCGACAAAGGCGGGCGGCGCCATGAACAGCGCGTCGCACCAGCACCAGCGCGTCAGGCACTCCGTCGCGCCATAGCCCTCTGGCGGGATAGCAAAGGCCAGCGTCGTCACCGCCGGCTTGTCGACCACCGTGTCGAACGCCGCTCTGGTCGGACCCAGCGCCTGTGTGCCCGCACCATGGCTCGCCGCCCAGATATAGGCCTGGGCGATCGCCTGATCGTCCGCAAAATAAACCTTGTCGCCCGGCCGCCAGCCATTGCTCCGTCCCATGGCGAGGATGGCGTCCTTGATCCGCGGCGGCGCACCGGCATCGGCGAGCGCGGTCATGCCCACCCAGAAAACCGCCTGCTCCCAGCCACGCGTCTTGCGCGTCTCGTCGGTCGCGCTGGGGATATGCGACAGGTCGTCAAGGCGGGCGAGTTGCCAGTCCGCAAGCTTGACCGCCGCCTCAATGGGCGCCCTGGACGGCTGGGCGGCCTGAACCGGGGCAGAAACGGTAGCGCAGACCAGTGCGACGGAAGCGAAGGGACGGAAAGTCACGATAGACGCGCTCCTGGCGTTGAGAGAGGGAGTATCTTGAACCAAAAATAGGCGTCCGACCGTGCAGCAGCCGGACGCCCAAGGGGAGAGCTAGAATTTACCACGAATGCCGAAAGACAGGGTTCGGCCATTGAAGAAGCTGTTGTCGCGCCGCGACTTGCCATTGCCCTTCGGACCGTCCGGATCCTCATAATAGATATAGCTGTTGACGTTGGTGATGTTCAGAGCATCCACGCGCAACTCTATCATATCGTTGATCTTGTAGCTCATGGTAGCATCCAGGAATCCTTGAGAGGAATTATAAGGAATCTGGTCGTTGCCATTGTTGATATTGGTGATACCGCTGCGCGCACGATAATTATAGGAACCGCGCAGGGCGAACGGCCCTTTCTCATAATAGCCGGTCAGGCTGTAGGATGTCTTGGGCACCAGCGCGACCGAGACGCTGGTTCCATCGCTGGTCACGAAATCATTGCCCTCCGTGAAGACCTTCGTGAAGCTGGCGATCGCGCCCAGTCCGTCAAAAGGCGCGGGCAGGAAATTGAAGGATTGCTGATAGGCAAATTCCAGCCCCTTCAGCTTGATCGTCCCCTGGTTGATATAGCTGGTCCGACGCAGCAGGAAATCGTCGGGGATGTTTCCATCCGGATAACCCAGCGCGATGGCGTTGAACGCGCTGTCGGGCAGGCCTGTCGATCCCAGCGTCACCAAATCGGTGATGGGGGTCGCCGTGCCCTTCAGTTTCTTATAGAAGCCGCCGACGCTCAGCAGGCCACCCTGGTTGAAATACCATTCCAGGCTGCCGTCGAACTGGGTCGCAACCTGCGGTCGCAGGTTCGGGTTGCCGACAGTGATGTCGCCGTTGAACACATTGGGAACCAATGTGCCCGAAGCGATATTCGCCAGCGCGGCGCGGGTGATGGTCTTGCCGCCCGAAGCGCGCGCCACCAGCTTGGGTGTAATATCGAACGCCAGGCTGGCCGATGGCAGCCAGTTATCATAGCCGCCCTTGCGGTTTTGCGGCGTGAAATTGCCGCCGCCGGCGCTGATATAATTGTCGATGATCGTCTTCGTGTCGGAATAGCGCAGACCGATATTGCCGCGCAGTTCATGTCCGCCAATATCCGCCTTGGCATTGAGTTCGATCCAGGCCGACGTTACATGCTCTTCCGCCGTGAAGGCAGAGTTGAGGCGCACCGGCGCCGCAGCATTGGCGCCGTTGGCATCGAGATATTTCATGACGAACGAACGTGGAAAAGTTGCAAATTGCGAAGGAAATCCAGCATTTCCGCCATTTTCCAGCGCCCCATATTGGACATAGGGGTTCATGTAGGAATAAACGTCGATCCCCGCGAGCTTGGCTGCCCCAATACTGCTGCCATCCTGTAGTGAGATGCTCTTGGTCGTTTCCACCCGGCTGCCGCCGGCCAGTGCAGACCATTCGACCCCGCCCCATTCGCCACCATCCCAATCCAACTGGATGCGTCCCGTTTTCTGCTTGTCGATCTCGCGGTTAAGCGCAAAGCCAAGTGCGGGATCGGCATAGACGCGCGGATTGGTCGCATCGACCGGCGTGGTGATCGTCGGATAGGTGACGTTGCCGGTCGGATCGAAGGTCGCCTCAACCGCATAGAGGTTCGATACGATCCGGTTAGCGGTATAGCGCGCATTGCTCTTGCTGGCGTTGAGCTGGGCAGACAGCTTCAAACTGTCAGTCAGGTCATAAACACCCCGGATGATGCCATAGGTGAATTTGGTCCGCGCATTGCGGAAGAAATTCTCGTTGATGAAGCTGGCATTGGCGAAGGTGCCATATAGATTATTATATTGGTCAATCGATACATTGACCGGAACCAGCCCTGAATTGGTGCCACGCCCCGGCAGGGATGTCGTCCCCGGCACGGTGCGTGAATTGCGCACCGCGACGCCGTAGGTAAACTCGTCGGCCTGATCCTTGAGGTCGGCATAAATACCGTCCACGCTGATCTCCAGCCTATCGCTCTTATATTGGAGCGATCCCACCATGCCGAGCCGTTCACGCTCATTATTGGACGAAAAGACGCGGAAGAAGCGCGGCAGATAGGCGTTCGCCACCTGATCCTGGGCCAGGCTGCCCAGATTGGCGCGCGGATCGTTGAAATCCAGTGCGAAATTGAACGGACCCGTCGTGTTCGGCGCAGGCGCCGGCGTGGCATAGGCCTGCGAAGCCAGAGCGGAACTATTATAGCCGCCAGTCGACTGGAAACCGGACCGTTCATTGATGCTGCGCGCATAGGCGATGCCGAAGAGCGCACCGAAGTTGCCCCAGGTGTCGCTCAGCATGAGCGAACCGCGGGGCGTCCATTCCTTAGACTGGGTGTTGTAATTGGCGGAACCGGCATAGCGGATGACCCGGCCCTGGCTGTCGAACGGACGCGGCGTCTGCAGGTCGATATTACCGCCAATGCCGCCCTCCTCCAGGTTCGCTAGCGGTGATTTGTAGATGTCGACCCGGCCGAACAGTTCGGACGGGAAAACGTCGAAATTGAAGTCACGGGTCGATGTTCCGACATTCTGCGACGATGTGGTACGGACGGGTGCGCCATTGATGGTCGTCACCGAATATTGCGATCCAAGGCCACGGATACTGATACGCTGGCCTTCATTGCTGGCGCCGTCGCGGCTCAGGAAAACGCCGGGGATACGCTGAAGCGATTCCGCCACATTCTGTTCAGGAAATTTGCCGATATCCTCAGCCACGATGGAATCGCGCACGCCCACAGCCTCGCGCTTCAGGTCGATGCCTTTTTGCAGGCTGCTGCGAAAGCCGGTGACGACAATATCGGCGGCGCTTGCCTCTTGCGGAGCGGTCGCCTGCGGCTGACCGTCGGCCCCACCGGTTTGAGCCAATACGGGCGCACAGGCCGCCGCGATCGCCATCGCGCTCACACCAACTGCGGCAGTTTGAACCCACCTTTTCATACATCCTCCCTCCATGCACGATTTGTGTCACGTAAAGAGAGTTATCATATAACTTTTCGAGACTGTCAATTGTCTGACTTTTCGGGGTCAACCAGGCATATCCGCCTCTGCTATGGCTTCGCTCAGCTCGGAATGGCGATGCAAACTCTCCAGCATATGGGCGCGCGCTGCCCCGCGCGCTTTCTCGATGTCCATCCGGATGATGGCGTCCAGCACCGCTTCATGTTCGTCCCGCACCTTGTCCGCATAGGCATGGTGCGCGTCATCGGACTGGTCACGCAGATAGAGGCTGCGCGGCGGCACCAGGCGGACACCGAGGAAATCGATGAAGCGCGCGAAATAATCATTCCGCGTCGCCCGCGCGATCGCCAGGTGGAATTGACTGTCCGCTACCGCAGAGGCAGCCGGATCATCGCTAACGTCCCGCATCTGCCGCAGGGCCGCGCGCATTGCGCCAATATCCTCCTGCGTACGGCGGGCCGCCGCCAGTCCGGCCATCTCCGTCTCGATCGCCAGACGCATTTCCAGCAGCTTGATGACGTCGGACAGCTCGGACAATTCTTCCCGCGTGACCTGAAACGCACGATAACGCGCATTTTCCGATACATAGACACCCGATCCCTGACGCGCCACGGCGAAGCCCTGCGCCTCCAGCCGCGCCACAGCCTCTCGCACGACGGTACGGCTCACCTCCTCCTCTTCGGCGATATCCTTTTGCGAAGGCAATTTTGACCCGGCCGGAATGTCGCCCGAAACGATACGCGCTTCGAGCTTGGAGTAGAGAATGTCCGCGAGGGAGACGGCTTTGGCCATGAAGGGAGACTTTCGTGAATCCGACAGAAACGACATTGCTGCCATGCGAATCTAACGCAAGCCCTTGGCAAACGACAGATGCTAATTTATCATCTTATCATATAAATATTGGGGATGCCTTTATGGGTTGGCTTCTGCATAAAACTGCATCGCGTTGCGGAATTGGTTTGATCGCCCTCCTCGCCGCGGCAAGTGCGCCGGCCCAGCCGCCCATGCCGGTGGACAAGCCCCTTCCCCCTCCACCGAGCAAGACCGCAGCGGCCGTCGCGCTGGTCGCCCCCTATCGCTATAACGACCTGCTCTGGGAGAATGACAAGACCGCCCATCGCATCTACGGCCATGCGCTGGAAGCGGCCGAGCCGCCATCGGGTTCAGGCATCGATAGCTGGGGCAAGAATGTCGCCTGGCCCTTCGCCGACCGGCAACTGCGATCAGGCGACCAGCATGGTTATCATGGCGAGGGGCTGGACTTCTACAATGTCGGCACCGGGCGCGGCGCTGGAGGCCTGGGCATCTGGCAGGACAACAAGCTCTGGACTTCACGCAACTATATCCGGTTCCACATCCTGCGATCGGGCGGCAAGGCGGCGGATTTCACTGTCGATTACGCGCCCTGGCCGGTGGATACCAGTCGCAAGGTTTGGGAATCGCGGCGCTTTACCCTGCCGCTCGGCACCCATTTCACCCGAATGATATCGACGCTGCAATCCGACAGTCCGGCGGCGCTGACCGTGGGCGTGGGCATCGGCAAGCGCACAACCGGATCACGCGACGGCGAGGTGACGGTCGATCGCGCTAAGGGCCTCATCAGTTGGTGGGGGCCGGAGGACGGCGATCATGGCCGCATGGCCATCGCCATCCGCGTCGATCCCGCCCGCATCATCGAGATACGGCAGGATTTCGACAATCATCTGATCCTGCTTATCGTCAAGCCGGGCGAACCCTTCGTCTATTATTCGGGCAGCGCCTGGAACCATGGGAAAGGGGGCTTCACCACGCGCGCCGCCTGGGACGCCTATGCCGCCCAACCCCTCGATTTCAGCCTGCCCAAGGAGTGACAATGCCAATCATGATGGATCGCCGCGCGATGCTGGCCGCCGCCGGGAGCAGCGCCTTGACGACCGCCCTGCCCGCCCTCGCGCAAGGACAATCTACGGCATCGGCCCCAGCCACCGGCCCGGACGACCGGCGCTATATGCTCGACCTGCTCGAACGCATGGCCACGCCCATCCTGTCCCGCATGGCGCAGGGACGCCTGCAACAACAATGGACACCCGAACTCAGCCCGACCTGGGACGGGCGCAATCCCAAGGTCGCCTATCTGGAGGCGTTCGGTCGGTTGATCGACGGCATCGCCCCATGGCTGGCGCTGGCCGATGACAACGGCCCGGAAGGACGGCTGCGCGCGCAATTGCGCACCCAGGCACTGCAAAGCTACGTCCATAGCGTCGATCCGCGCAGTCCCGACTATCTGCTGTGGAGCAGCGAGGGCCAGGCGCTGGTCGATTCCGCCTATTTCACCAGCGCCCTGCTGCGCGCGCCGCAAGCTCTGTGGGAACCACTGGATCGCAAGACCAAGGATCGCATCATCGCCGAGATACAGGGGCTTCGCCGCGTATCTCCGCCCTATACCAACTGGCTGCTGTTCGCGGCGATGAACGAAGCTTTCCTGCTGTCGGTCGGCGCACAATGGGACCCGGTGCGCATCGATCTTGCCATTCGCAAATTCGGCGAATGGTATGTCGGCGACGGCTGGTATGCCGATGGCGTCCATTTCCATTTCGACCTGTACAACAGCTATGTCATCCACCCGATGCTGACGCAGATATTGGAGGTTCTGGTCCGCACCGATGCCCGTTTCAACAGCCTGGGCGCCAAGGACCGGTTGCCGGTGCAGATCAAGCGGATGCAGCGTTTCGGTGAGGCACTGGAGCGGATGATCGGGCCGGACGGCGCCTTTCCGCCGGTCGGCCGATCGCTGACCTATCGGACGGCGGTGCATCAGCCGCTCGCCTATCTCGCCTGGCGCAAGCTGCTCCACGACAAGCTCCCCGAAGGACAGGTGCGCGCCGCCACCCTGGCGACGCAGCGACGCATCTTTGCCGATCCCAGCAATTTCAACGCGGATGGGTTCCTGACCATCGGCTTCGCCCGGCATCAACCGTCGCTGGGTGACATCTATTCCAACGCCGGCAGCATGTATATCACGGCCGAAAGCCTGCTGGCGCTTGGCCTGCCCGCCAGCGACAGCTACTGGACTGCGCCCGCCCAGCCCTGGACGATGCGCAAGGCTTATGACGGGCAGGATTTTCCCAAGGATTATTATGTCGACTTCTGATCGCGGAGGGAGACAGGTCAGACCGTGTCTCCGCACAGCGACGCATTGACGGCGGCGGTCTTGGACGGGCGAGCGAGGAAGATCGCCCCAAGGCCAAGCGCCGCCATCACTGCCCCTGCCAGCGCCACCGCCGGCAAGCCCAGACCCATTGCAATCACGCCACCCCCGATCGCCGCGCCAATCGCATTGCCCAGGTTGAACGCACCGATATTCATTGCGGAAGCCAGGTTCGGCGCGTCTGCCGCCGCTGTCATGATCCGCACCTGCAACGGCGGCACCAGCGCGAAACTCGCAACGCCCCACAGGAAGACCAGCACCGCCGTCGGACCGGCATAGGGCATCAACAGCGCGAACAGGAACAGGATGATCGTCAGCGATGCCAAGGTGACGATCAACGTCCTATCCACCGATCGATCAGCGAACTTCCCGCCCAGCCAGTTACCGACGGTCAGGCCGACACCATAGGTGACGAGCATAGCCGTCACAAAGCCGATCGAGGCATGGGTCTGCTCACGCAGGATCGGGGTGATGTAGGTGAAGACGGTGAACATGGCGCTGGCGCCCACCACGGTCAGGCCCAGCGCAGCAAGCACCGGCCCGCGCATCAACACACGCAGTTCAGATCGGGCATCGCCGTCAGCAGGCGCCGCCATCTTCGGCAGGGTCAGTCGCAACGCCGCCATGGTCACAAGGCCAAGGCCGGCTATGCCCCAGAAAGCAGCCCGCCAGCCGATCTGTTCGCCCGCCCAGGTGGCGAGCGGAACGCCCACTACATTGGCGATGGTCAAACCCATGAACATCGCCGCCACCGCCCCCGCCTGCCGCTGCGGCGGCACCAGCCCGGCCGCGACGATGGAACCAACGCCGAAGAAAGCGCCATGATTGAGCGAGGTGACGATCCGTGCGAACAGCAACATCCCGTAGCCGTCGGAAAGGGCGGCGATCAGATTGCCGAGCGTGAATATGCCAGCCAGACCGATCAGCAATGTGCGGCGCGGTATCCGACCGGTAGTCAAGGTCATCAGCGGCGCGCCCAGCATCACGCCGATCGCATAGGCGCTGATAAGCAGGCCTGCCGCCGGGATCGACACATTCAGGTCGCGGGCGATGACCGGCAGCAGGCCCATAGGTGCAAATTCGGTAACGCCGATGCCAAAGGCTCCGGCGGCGAGCGCCAGAAGGGGGGGATTGATCTTCATCTTGCGTCTCCAACCCATGCCAGCAACAGGTTCGAACGGGCGAAAAACTGCCGATATTCCATGTCACATCCCTTTCCGATTGATATGTGTGCGCATAGATGGAAAGCGCCTTCAAGTTGGAGTAGCGCCGATTGACGCGAAGGATTTTTGATATGGATGCAAAAATACCACTTCACGCAGATCGCGCCCGCGCGCTGGAAATATTCACTTCAGTCGCAGCCGAAGGCAGTTTCTCGGCCGCCGGACGCCAGTTCGGCTTGACCCCCTCTGCCGTCAGCCGGACGGTCGATCGCATCGAAGCGCGGCTGGGCGTGCGCCTGCTGCTGCGCACGACCCGCGCGCTCACCCTAACCGCTGAGGGCCAAGCCTATCTCGCCACGGCACGCCGCATCCTCGCCGATCTCGATGACGCGGAACAAGCGATCGCCGACCAGGGCGCACCACGCGGACGGTTGCGCGTCAACGCGGCGCACGCGCACGGGCGGCTGCGCATCATCCCCCTGCTGGGCGATTTCGTGCGCCTCTATCCCCACATCCTGGTGGACATCAGCCTCAGCGACCGGATCGTCGACGTGGCGGGCGGTCAGGCCGATGTTGCGATCCGGTTCGGTCCGCTCGCCGATAGTCCGTTGACGGCGCGCAAATTAGGCGAAAATCGGCGCGTTATCGTCGCTTCGCCTGACTATCTCACCCGGCATGGCACCCCCCGAACGCCGGAGGATCTGCACGACCATGTTTGCCTGAATTTCAACTTCCGCCGCGCCGAACCGGTCTGGCCGTTCCACAAGGACGGGCGCGATTATGCGCTGAGCGTCAAGGGAAGCATCGAGGCCAATAATGGCGAGACGCTGGGGCAATTGGCGGCCGATGGAGTGGGCATCGCGCGCGTGGGACGGTTCAGCGTCGAGGCCGAACTGGCGTCCGGACAGCTCGTCGCCCTGTTGGAAGACTATAACCCTGGCGACATAGAAACCGTCCATGCCGTCTTCGTCGGCGGTTCCAACATGCCCGCCAGGGTACGTGTCTTCGTGGATTTCCTGACCCAGAGGTTGGGCAGTTCGCTGTGAGGCCCGCAAGCAAATGCTCAGGATGATCCGAGGGTCATCAAAAACGCTTGCGCCTATCCGTCACGCGCAACCTGAAAACCGGCAAAAGACTGGCTGACCGGCATCAGTTCGATACGGTTGAAGTTGAGGTGGGGCGGCTGTTCCGCAACCCAAAGCAGCGTCTGCGCGATGTCCTGCGCCGTCATGGGGTTGGCATTGCCATAAAGCGCATCCGATGCGGCCTGGTTGCCGGTGCGTACCAGCGTGAATTCGGTTTCCACCATGCCCGGCTCGATCGAGGTGACGCGCACGCCCGTTCCGAGCAGGTCGGACCGCAAGCCCAACGAGAATTGCTTCACAAATGCCTTGGTGCCGCCATAGACGTTGCCACCCAAATAGGGATAGGTCGCGGCAACCGAACTCAGGTTGATGATCGCCCCCTTGCGCGCGACTAGCCCCGGCAGCAATTTATGGGTGATCGCCACCAGCCCGCCGATGTTGGTCTCGATCATCTGCTGCCATTGGGCAAGATCGGCCTGCTGCGCGGGCGCCGTGCCAAGCGCCAGGCCTGCATTGTTGACGAGCAGGTCGACGCCCCGGAAACCCTCCGGCAACGACGCCAGCGCGGCGTCGATCGCCGCATCATCGCGCATGTCGAAGGCCAGCGCCCGCATCTGCGGCCCGATCTCGGCGGCCAGCGCCTCCAGCCGGTCGGCCCGGCGACCGGTGCCGATCACCTGCCATCCCGCCGCGGCAAAGGCGCGCACGGCCGCCTCTCCAATCCCCGCAGTGGCTCCGGTGATGAACGCCGTCCTGTTCGTCATGCTATCTCCTGTTCCAAATCACTGCCCACTGCGAGCGGCACGCATATGGTCCCATAAAAGGCTTCAATCGAAGCGGGAAACAATATCGGCGAGCCTAGATTCGCGTAATTCTAATTTGGCAAGACCAATTCATTTTTCGGATTGATTTGTCCGACAAGGCGTGTCACCCACAGGCATCGAATCCCAAATAGGGGTTTGTGGGGTTACATGCTGGGAGCAGGTGGGGACGCTCCGGGTCCGACGAGAGGGGCAAAGCTCTGAAGGACACCAGCCTCAGCGAACAGGGTGGAGAGGGTGCATGAAACATCGATTCGATGTCCGTCATACTATGGCCGCGACCGTGTCGTGGTCGGTACTGGGACTGGGCTTGCTGTCCGGCGGACAGGCCGTTGCGCAAACCATAGGGTCGTCCGAAGTCCGCGATGCCGACATCGTCGTCGTCGGCTCGCGCGCAAGCCAGCAGTCCGCGAACAACCGCAAGAAGGACGCCAAGACGGCGACGGACTCGATCGTCGCTGACGATATCGGCTCCTTCCCCGATCGCAACGTCAACGAAGCCATTTCGCGTATTCCAGGCGTCGCGCTGGGTCGCAACGAGTTTGGCGAAGGCGAATCCGTCGCCGTACGCGGCAACGGCCCTGACCTGACCCGCGTCGAGCTGGACGGCATCGGCGTGCAGAGCACGACCGGCCTAGCGCTGGGCACGTCGGGCGGGCGCAGCGCGGACCTGCGCGAACTGCCGGCCGAAATCGTGAAGAGCGTGGACGTGGTGAAAGGTTCCACCGCCGATATGACCGAAGGGTCGCTGGGCGGATCGGTCCAGATCAAGACCCGTACCGGCCTCGACTTCAAAAAGCCCTATTTCTCCTTGCGCGGGGGCGCGGGGCAAAATTCGCTGGGCAAGGACTGGACACCCGATTTCAACGGCGTCGCCGCGCGCAAATTCTTCGACGATCGTTTGGGCGTCATTGTCAGCGGCAGCTATTCGAAGATCCAGAATAACGGCCATGGTTATGAAACCACGACCAGCAATAATCGCGGCTATGGACGCCTGTTCGATTTCGACCAGTCGCCCGAAAAAACCTTCGAATATAATCCAAGCACGATCGGCACCGATGCCGCCGACGTCCTCTTCCCCAACAGCACCGAAACACCCCGCACGCTCATCACCAAGGCCGCGTCGGCCCAGAGCAAGGCGGAATGTTTCGACATGTTCCCGCATAATCCCACCGGCACCGCCGGGCAGCGGTCGCAGCGCATCCTGGAACAGCAAAGCTGCCTCAATCAGTGGAACGACTATACGCCGTCGCTGATCCGCAACTTCATGAATACGCAGACCGACCAGCGTTATGCGCTCGATGCGCGCCTGGATTATCGACTGACCGACAATCTCACCATCTTCGCGAAGGGCACGATGGCCAATCGCAAAGTGCATGACCAGAATCGCAGCCGCAACCCGGTCACGCTGTTCGGCCAGAACATCAACGGCACATTCGCCGACAGCGCCACGGGCTATCCGCGCACCCGCACCGTATCGCCTACGGCGCCGGCCGGCTATTATCTGTTCGATGGCCTCAACAATCAGGGCAACAATGCGGTTTTCGGCAATGTGCTGAATGTGGTGCCAGGCAGCGTCGTCGTGGATGGGAACCACAATGTCACCCAGATGACGCTCACCAACAATTCGGTGAACATCGACCAGATCGAAAATACGATCGACACCAAGACCAAATATGGCCAGTTCGGCGCCGAATATCGCAGCGATCGGCTTGAAATCGATGCGATGGCGGGCATGACCCAGGCCAGGTCCAGCCGCGGCGACATGCGCACGTCGCGCAACTATGCCTATGGCGACGCGACTCTGACCCTTCAGCCCAACGGCCTGTGGGACATCGCCCTGCCGTCCAATTATGATGACACCAACCCGGCCAACTTCGTCCAGTTGAACCGGCCGGCCTGCATCGGCGGCGGCACCGCGCCCACCTGTACTGGTCAGACCGCCGTCGTGGCCGGCCCGAACGGCCCGGCGACCCCGGTCTATACAGTCGGACAAATGCCGCTCACCACGCCCTCATTCGGCGTGTCCTACTCGCCGCAGATGGGCGAATCCTCCGAACGGATCGCGAAGCTCGACCTTGCCTACAAGACCGACGAGTTTCTGCCCTTCATCACGCGGGTGAAGGTCGGCGGCATGTATCGCAAGAATAAACTCGATCGGTGGGGCGGCGGTGGATATACTGCCAGCAGCGCGGTCGGCACCTTTGGCCAGCCGGGCTATGTGCCCGCCGTGATCGTACCGACCGCCAATGTGCGCGGCACGTTGCGCGCGTGCGAACCGACAGCCGGTTCCTCGGCGGCGGGCGGCCTGTCGTGCAATTATGGCTTCGTGCCCAGCGCCAATCCAAACAATATCCGTTCGGGTGTCGATACGCTGACCCCGGCCGATCTGGAGGCCCTGTTCCGCCGGACGCTGGAGAACAGCGATTCCCAATATTTCGGTGGCCTGCCCAATCGCGGCAACCTGCCCAACGCCTGGCAGGGCATAAGGACCGACGAGCTGTTCGATGCGCTGGGCGGCTCGCAATATATGAATTTCGACTGCCTCAAGACCTGCATGGGCAGCGACGGCCAGATGTATGACCAGCCGGTCACGCGCGTGCGCGAAGAGATCAAGAATATCTACGCCATGGCCGATTTCGAACAACGCCTGCCCTGGGGGCTGGTGTTCAACGGCAATGTCGGCGTGCGCGGCGTCTTCGCCAAGGTCAGCGGATCGGCGCTGCTGACGCTCAGCACCATCCGCACGACGCCAACCTTCAACCCGGCCGATCCGGACAATCCGGGCGGCATGATCGTCCAGACCTTCAGCCAGAACACGACGCTCAATTCCAGCACCAGCGACTGGCTGCCCAGCTTCAACTTCAACCTCTGGGGTTTCAACGATTCCGTGGTGTTGCGCCTCTATGGCGGCAAGACCGTGGCGCGTCCGTCGATGGATCGCCTGATCGCCGGCGGCACCTGCACCATCGACCAGCGCACCCTGCTCGACACATCGGGGGACGACATCTTCGGCTGTACGGGTCGCGTCGGCAATCCGGGGCTGAAGCCCTTTACCGCCTGGAGCTACAACGCCTCGCTCGAATGGTATCCCAATGCGGATACGCTGTTGTCGGTCGCCTATGGCAAGCTGGACGTGAAGACCGGCAATCCGATCGCCGTGACCCGCGTCGATCGCCCGTTCGCGGGCAGCGATCAGGTCGATCCCGCGACCGGTCAGTCCTTGTCCGACTATGAGTTCAGCTATCCCACCTGGGATAATGGTCCCGGTTACAAGCGGTCCATCTGGGAGTTTTCGGCCAAGACCGCCTTCACTTTCCTGCCCTGGTTCCTCAAATATACCGGCGCGGACGTGAATATGTCGATCCTGGGATCGTCGGCGACCACCGGGCAGCAGGACCCGCTGACCGGCGACGTCATGGCCCCGCCCAACGAATCCAAGCGCTATACCAACGCCTCGCTCTGGTATGACGACGGCAAGCTCAATATGCGCATCGCCTATCAGAAGCGGAGTTCGACCTTCAACTGCATCACGCCCTGCGGCGGCAACAATATCGACATCAACTATCCCGGTGAACAATGGACCAATGTTCGCCTGGTTGCGCCCGGCTATAATCCCGGCGTGCCGCGCTTCACCGACGCCACGACCTTCATCGATATGAAGATTTCCTACAACATCACGCGCAACTTCCAGGTCTATATGGAAGGGCGCAACATGACGCGGGAATCGGCGACCGCATCGACGGGCAGCTATGTGCCTTTCGAAGACGGCACGCCGCGCGTCATGCGCCTGTCCTATGGCGGCCGCCGCATCATGGCCGGTATGCGCATCCAGTTCGGCAACTGATGCGTGGCCGGCGCGGGGCTTTCGGTTCCGCGCCCGATCAAGCTGGCAGAGCCATGCCCATTCG
The window above is part of the Sphingobium sp. BYY-5 genome. Proteins encoded here:
- a CDS encoding LysR family transcriptional regulator — encoded protein: MDAKIPLHADRARALEIFTSVAAEGSFSAAGRQFGLTPSAVSRTVDRIEARLGVRLLLRTTRALTLTAEGQAYLATARRILADLDDAEQAIADQGAPRGRLRVNAAHAHGRLRIIPLLGDFVRLYPHILVDISLSDRIVDVAGGQADVAIRFGPLADSPLTARKLGENRRVIVASPDYLTRHGTPRTPEDLHDHVCLNFNFRRAEPVWPFHKDGRDYALSVKGSIEANNGETLGQLAADGVGIARVGRFSVEAELASGQLVALLEDYNPGDIETVHAVFVGGSNMPARVRVFVDFLTQRLGSSL
- a CDS encoding MFS transporter — protein: MKINPPLLALAAGAFGIGVTEFAPMGLLPVIARDLNVSIPAAGLLISAYAIGVMLGAPLMTLTTGRIPRRTLLIGLAGIFTLGNLIAALSDGYGMLLFARIVTSLNHGAFFGVGSIVAAGLVPPQRQAGAVAAMFMGLTIANVVGVPLATWAGEQIGWRAAFWGIAGLGLVTMAALRLTLPKMAAPADGDARSELRVLMRGPVLAALGLTVVGASAMFTVFTYITPILREQTHASIGFVTAMLVTYGVGLTVGNWLGGKFADRSVDRTLIVTLASLTIILFLFALLMPYAGPTAVLVFLWGVASFALVPPLQVRIMTAAADAPNLASAMNIGAFNLGNAIGAAIGGGVIAMGLGLPAVALAGAVMAALGLGAIFLARPSKTAAVNASLCGDTV
- a CDS encoding SDR family NAD(P)-dependent oxidoreductase, whose amino-acid sequence is MTNRTAFITGATAGIGEAAVRAFAAAGWQVIGTGRRADRLEALAAEIGPQMRALAFDMRDDAAIDAALASLPEGFRGVDLLVNNAGLALGTAPAQQADLAQWQQMIETNIGGLVAITHKLLPGLVARKGAIINLSSVAATYPYLGGNVYGGTKAFVKQFSLGLRSDLLGTGVRVTSIEPGMVETEFTLVRTGNQAASDALYGNANPMTAQDIAQTLLWVAEQPPHLNFNRIELMPVSQSFAGFQVARDG
- a CDS encoding DUF2264 domain-containing protein — protein: MMDRRAMLAAAGSSALTTALPALAQGQSTASAPATGPDDRRYMLDLLERMATPILSRMAQGRLQQQWTPELSPTWDGRNPKVAYLEAFGRLIDGIAPWLALADDNGPEGRLRAQLRTQALQSYVHSVDPRSPDYLLWSSEGQALVDSAYFTSALLRAPQALWEPLDRKTKDRIIAEIQGLRRVSPPYTNWLLFAAMNEAFLLSVGAQWDPVRIDLAIRKFGEWYVGDGWYADGVHFHFDLYNSYVIHPMLTQILEVLVRTDARFNSLGAKDRLPVQIKRMQRFGEALERMIGPDGAFPPVGRSLTYRTAVHQPLAYLAWRKLLHDKLPEGQVRAATLATQRRIFADPSNFNADGFLTIGFARHQPSLGDIYSNAGSMYITAESLLALGLPASDSYWTAPAQPWTMRKAYDGQDFPKDYYVDF